Proteins found in one Streptomyces sp. NBC_00461 genomic segment:
- the lexA gene encoding transcriptional repressor LexA → MTTTADSATITAQDRSQGRLEPVHAMNEPVSPEGHKRSLPGRPPGIRADSSGLTDRQRRVIEVIRDSVQRRGYPPSMREIGQAVGLSSTSSVAHQLMALERKGFLRRDPHRPRAYEVRGSDQGASAQPTDTAGKPAASYVPLVGRIAAGGPILAEESVEDVFPLPRQLVGDGELFVLKVVGDSMIEAAICDGDWVTVRRQPVAENGDIVAAMLEGEATVKRFKREDGHVWLLPHNAAYEPIPGDDATILGKVVAVLRRV, encoded by the coding sequence GTGACCACGACCGCAGACAGTGCCACCATCACTGCCCAGGACCGCTCCCAGGGCCGACTCGAGCCGGTGCATGCGATGAATGAACCCGTGAGCCCCGAGGGGCACAAGCGCTCCTTGCCGGGCCGACCTCCAGGCATCCGGGCGGACAGCTCCGGGCTCACCGACCGGCAGCGTCGGGTGATCGAGGTCATCAGGGATTCCGTACAGCGGCGCGGCTACCCGCCGTCGATGCGGGAGATCGGCCAGGCGGTCGGACTGTCCAGCACCTCCTCGGTCGCACACCAGCTGATGGCACTGGAGCGCAAGGGCTTCCTGCGCCGCGACCCACACCGCCCACGCGCGTACGAGGTCCGCGGTTCTGACCAGGGCGCCTCCGCGCAGCCCACCGACACCGCGGGCAAGCCTGCCGCGTCGTATGTCCCATTGGTGGGCCGTATCGCCGCCGGCGGCCCCATCCTCGCAGAGGAGTCGGTCGAGGACGTCTTCCCACTCCCCCGCCAGCTGGTCGGTGACGGAGAGCTGTTCGTGCTGAAGGTCGTCGGTGACTCGATGATCGAGGCCGCGATCTGCGACGGCGACTGGGTCACGGTGCGCCGCCAGCCCGTCGCCGAGAACGGCGACATCGTCGCGGCCATGCTCGAGGGCGAGGCCACCGTCAAGCGCTTCAAGCGCGAGGACGGCCACGTCTGGCTCCTCCCGCACAACGCGGCGTACGAGCCGATCCCCGGCGACGACGCGACCATCCTCGGCAAGGTGGTGGCAGTGCTGCGGCGCGTATGA
- the nrdR gene encoding transcriptional regulator NrdR produces the protein MHCPFCRHPDSRVVDSRTTDDGTSIRRRRQCPDCSRRFTTVETCSLMVVKRSGVTEPFSRTKVINGVRKACQGRPVTEDALAQLGQRVEEAVRATGSAELTTHDVGLAILGPLQELDLVAYLRFASVYRAFDSLDDFEAAIAELREGTRPAAADNDDREDTVAGSQEDDRGRGGTAEVPEPAHAAD, from the coding sequence ATGCACTGCCCCTTCTGCAGGCACCCCGACAGCCGTGTCGTCGACAGTCGTACGACCGACGACGGCACGTCCATCCGCAGGCGCCGCCAGTGTCCGGACTGCTCCCGTCGTTTCACGACCGTGGAGACGTGTTCGCTCATGGTGGTCAAGCGGTCCGGAGTCACCGAGCCTTTCAGTCGCACCAAGGTCATCAACGGCGTGCGCAAGGCATGCCAGGGGCGACCTGTCACTGAGGACGCACTCGCCCAGCTCGGCCAGCGGGTCGAGGAGGCGGTGCGGGCCACCGGAAGCGCCGAACTGACCACCCACGACGTGGGACTGGCCATACTCGGCCCGTTGCAGGAGCTCGACCTCGTCGCGTATCTGCGATTCGCCTCCGTCTACCGGGCGTTCGACTCGCTCGATGACTTCGAGGCCGCGATCGCGGAACTCAGGGAGGGGACGCGACCCGCCGCCGCGGACAACGACGACCGCGAGGACACCGTTGCGGGGAGCCAGGAAGACGACCGCGGGCGCGGAGGGACTGCTGAAGTCCCCGAGCCCGCCCACGCCGCCGACTGA
- a CDS encoding vitamin B12-dependent ribonucleotide reductase: MTETASGPARSSRAKGAKATKGLRIERIHTTPGVHPYDEVAWERRDVVMTNWRDGSVNFEQRGVEFPDFWSVNAVNIVTSKYFRGAVGTPQRETSLRQLIDRIVKTYRKAGEDYKYFASPADAEIFEHELAYALLHQIFSFNSPVWFNVGTPQPQQVSACFILAVDDSMESILDWYKEEGMIFKGGSGAGLNLSRIRSSKELLSSGGNASGPVSFMRGADASAGTIKSGGATRRAAKMVILDVDHPDIEDFIETKVKEEEKIRALRDAGFDMDLGGDDITSVQYQNANNSVRVNDEFMKAVEQGGKFGLRARMTGEVIEEVEAKSLFRKMAEAAWACADPGIQYDDTINHWHTCPESGRINGSNPCSEYMHLDNTSCNLASLNLMKFLKDDSKGNQSFDGERFAKVVELVITAMDISICFADFPTQKIGENTRAFRQLGIGYANLGALLMATGHAYDSDGGRALAGAITSLMTGTSYRRSAELAAVVGPYDGYARNASAHNRVMKQHADANTVAVRMDDLDSPIWAAATEAWQDVLRLGEKNGFRNAQASVIAPTGTIGLAMSCDTTGLEPDLALVKFKKLVGGGSMQIVNGTVPQALRRLGYQEEQIEAIVAHIADHGNVVDAPGLKHEHYEVFDCAMGERSISAMGHVRMMAAIQPWISGALSKTVNLPESATVEDVEEVYFEAWKLGVKALAIYRDNCKVGQPLSAKTKEKEKAEVTEKAEATIRETVEKVIEYRPVRKRLPKGRPGITTSFTVGGAEGYMTANSYPDDGLGEVFLKMSKQGSTLAGMMDAFSIAVSVGLQYGVPLETYVSKFTNMRFEPAGMTDDPDVRMAQSIVDYIFRRLALDFLPFETRSALGIHSADERQRHLETGSYEPSDDEMDVEGLAQSAPRTQELKAVAMPRAEVEAAKPAPMQAHTSAELVEMQLGIQADAPLCFSCGTKMQRAGSCYICEGCGSTSGCS, from the coding sequence ATGACAGAGACGGCGAGCGGTCCGGCACGGAGTTCCCGCGCCAAGGGCGCCAAGGCGACCAAGGGACTGCGTATCGAGCGCATCCACACCACTCCTGGCGTGCACCCGTACGACGAGGTGGCCTGGGAGCGCCGTGACGTCGTCATGACCAACTGGCGCGACGGCTCGGTCAATTTCGAGCAGCGCGGCGTCGAGTTCCCCGACTTCTGGTCGGTGAACGCGGTCAACATCGTCACCAGCAAGTACTTCCGCGGTGCCGTCGGCACCCCGCAGCGTGAGACCAGCCTCAGGCAGCTGATCGACCGCATCGTGAAGACGTATCGGAAGGCCGGCGAGGACTACAAGTACTTCGCCTCGCCCGCCGATGCCGAGATCTTCGAGCACGAGCTGGCGTATGCCCTCCTGCACCAGATCTTCAGCTTCAACAGCCCCGTCTGGTTCAACGTCGGTACCCCGCAGCCCCAGCAGGTCTCCGCCTGCTTCATCCTGGCGGTCGACGACTCCATGGAGTCGATCCTCGACTGGTACAAGGAAGAGGGCATGATCTTCAAGGGCGGCTCCGGTGCCGGCCTGAACCTCTCCCGCATCCGCTCCTCCAAGGAGCTGCTCTCCTCCGGTGGCAACGCCTCCGGCCCCGTCTCCTTCATGCGCGGCGCCGACGCCTCCGCCGGCACCATCAAGTCCGGTGGCGCCACCCGCCGTGCCGCCAAGATGGTCATCCTCGACGTCGACCACCCCGACATCGAGGACTTCATCGAGACCAAGGTGAAGGAGGAGGAGAAGATCCGCGCGCTGCGCGACGCGGGCTTCGACATGGACCTCGGCGGTGACGACATCACCTCCGTGCAGTACCAGAACGCCAACAACTCGGTCCGTGTGAACGACGAGTTCATGAAGGCGGTCGAGCAGGGCGGCAAGTTCGGTCTGCGTGCCCGGATGACCGGCGAGGTCATCGAAGAGGTCGAGGCCAAGTCCCTGTTCCGCAAGATGGCCGAGGCCGCCTGGGCATGCGCCGACCCGGGCATCCAGTACGACGACACCATCAACCACTGGCACACCTGCCCGGAGTCCGGCCGTATCAACGGCTCGAACCCCTGCAGCGAGTACATGCACCTGGACAACACGTCCTGCAACCTCGCCTCGCTGAACCTGATGAAGTTCCTGAAGGACGACAGCAAGGGCAACCAGTCCTTCGACGGCGAGCGCTTCGCGAAGGTCGTCGAGCTCGTCATCACCGCGATGGACATCTCCATCTGCTTCGCGGACTTCCCGACCCAGAAGATCGGCGAGAACACGCGCGCGTTCCGCCAGCTCGGCATCGGTTACGCCAACCTCGGCGCCCTGCTGATGGCGACCGGCCACGCCTACGACTCCGACGGCGGCCGCGCCCTCGCCGGGGCCATCACCTCCCTGATGACCGGCACGTCGTACAGGCGCTCCGCCGAACTCGCCGCGGTCGTCGGCCCGTACGACGGCTACGCGCGCAACGCGAGCGCCCACAACCGCGTCATGAAGCAGCACGCCGACGCCAACACCGTGGCCGTACGCATGGACGACCTGGACTCGCCGATCTGGGCCGCCGCCACGGAAGCCTGGCAGGACGTGCTGCGTCTCGGCGAGAAGAACGGTTTCCGTAACGCTCAGGCGTCCGTCATCGCCCCGACCGGCACCATCGGTCTCGCGATGTCCTGCGACACCACCGGCCTCGAGCCCGACCTCGCCCTGGTCAAGTTCAAGAAGCTGGTCGGCGGCGGCTCGATGCAGATCGTCAACGGCACCGTTCCGCAGGCCCTGCGCCGCCTGGGCTACCAGGAGGAGCAGATCGAGGCGATCGTCGCCCACATCGCCGACCACGGCAATGTCGTCGACGCCCCGGGCCTCAAGCACGAGCACTACGAGGTGTTCGACTGCGCCATGGGCGAGCGCTCCATCTCCGCGATGGGCCACGTCCGTATGATGGCCGCGATCCAGCCGTGGATCTCCGGCGCGCTCTCCAAGACGGTCAACCTGCCGGAGTCGGCGACCGTGGAGGACGTCGAAGAGGTCTACTTCGAGGCTTGGAAGCTGGGAGTCAAGGCGCTCGCCATCTACCGCGACAACTGCAAGGTCGGCCAGCCGCTCTCCGCCAAGACCAAGGAGAAGGAGAAGGCCGAGGTCACGGAGAAGGCCGAGGCGACCATCCGCGAGACGGTCGAGAAGGTCATCGAGTACCGACCGGTCCGCAAGCGCCTCCCGAAGGGCCGTCCCGGCATCACCACGTCCTTCACCGTCGGCGGTGCCGAGGGCTACATGACGGCCAATTCCTACCCGGACGACGGCCTGGGAGAGGTCTTCCTGAAGATGTCCAAGCAGGGCTCGACCCTCGCGGGCATGATGGACGCCTTCTCGATCGCGGTCTCCGTCGGCCTCCAGTACGGCGTGCCGCTGGAGACGTACGTCTCGAAGTTCACCAACATGCGCTTCGAGCCGGCCGGCATGACGGACGACCCGGATGTGCGGATGGCCCAGTCGATCGTCGACTACATCTTCCGCCGCCTGGCGCTGGACTTCCTGCCCTTCGAGACCCGCTCCGCGCTCGGCATCCACTCCGCCGATGAGCGTCAGCGTCACCTGGAGACCGGTTCGTACGAGCCCTCCGACGACGAGATGGACGTCGAGGGCCTGGCCCAGTCGGCGCCGCGCACCCAGGAGCTGAAGGCCGTCGCCATGCCGCGTGCCGAGGTCGAGGCGGCGAAGCCCGCCCCGATGCAGGCCCACACCAGCGCCGAGCTGGTGGAGATGCAGCTGGGCATCCAGGCCGACGCCCCGCTGTGCTTCTCCTGCGGTACGAAGATGCAGCGGGCCGGCTCCTGCTACATCTGCGAGGGCTGCGGGTCGACCAGCGGCTGCAGCTGA
- a CDS encoding TerD family protein, with protein MNGLNKGIRKAEVALKWDPSPTGQPPTDLDIVAATYLAGDPYGEPTYVVHFDSRSPDGTIYLNRDSKDGKGFGWDEVMTLELDRLDGRYARVVIGVVIQQRSVHRTFVGVINPGLRIREGYTVLAEDDFGDVLGATAATIGEFLRDGSGDWTFHPGIHGYDDDPATFTRTMGRARRP; from the coding sequence GTGAACGGCCTCAACAAGGGGATCCGTAAGGCCGAAGTCGCGCTGAAGTGGGATCCGAGTCCGACGGGACAGCCGCCCACGGATCTGGACATCGTCGCCGCCACCTACCTGGCGGGCGATCCGTACGGCGAGCCCACCTACGTGGTGCACTTCGACAGCCGCTCCCCCGACGGCACCATCTACCTCAACCGAGACAGCAAGGACGGCAAGGGCTTCGGCTGGGACGAGGTCATGACGCTGGAGCTGGACCGGCTGGACGGCCGGTACGCGCGCGTGGTGATCGGTGTCGTCATCCAGCAGCGTTCGGTGCACCGCACCTTCGTCGGCGTGATCAACCCTGGCCTGCGGATCCGCGAGGGTTACACCGTCCTGGCCGAGGACGACTTCGGCGACGTCCTCGGAGCGACGGCGGCGACCATCGGGGAGTTCCTGCGTGACGGGTCCGGCGACTGGACCTTCCACCCCGGCATCCACGGTTACGACGACGACCCGGCGACGTTCACGAGAACCATGGGCCGAGCCCGCCGGCCCTGA
- a CDS encoding YdbC family protein, whose protein sequence is MLVKWIRCTVVDRRGFERGQRKWAGLLGEPGFRGQGGGWSRGRTGVAHIFAFWESRAFYDSFMARSHDRLAAAQSGTFKDAQVKLFDYRFDVKTGFEPRFTDADLVRVALCRVHEDRAEHFMLMQEKVWNPAMAGSPGMIRGLFGEAPGHEFLVLSMWRSAAEHGKYRAERVERLALRAQTEADVASLTGDIVELEPTWTV, encoded by the coding sequence GTGCTGGTCAAGTGGATTCGCTGCACCGTGGTGGACCGCCGCGGCTTCGAGCGGGGGCAGCGAAAATGGGCGGGGCTTCTGGGGGAGCCGGGGTTTCGGGGACAAGGTGGTGGCTGGAGCAGGGGACGGACCGGGGTTGCGCACATCTTCGCCTTCTGGGAGAGCCGTGCGTTCTACGACTCCTTCATGGCGCGTTCCCACGACCGCCTGGCGGCGGCCCAGTCGGGCACCTTCAAGGATGCCCAGGTCAAGCTCTTCGACTACCGCTTCGACGTGAAGACCGGCTTCGAACCGCGTTTCACGGACGCCGACCTGGTGCGGGTCGCCCTCTGCCGAGTCCACGAGGACCGTGCCGAGCACTTCATGCTGATGCAGGAAAAGGTCTGGAACCCGGCCATGGCAGGCTCTCCGGGCATGATCAGAGGCCTGTTCGGCGAGGCGCCGGGACACGAGTTCCTGGTGCTGTCGATGTGGCGATCGGCCGCCGAACACGGCAAGTACCGCGCGGAGCGCGTGGAGCGGCTCGCCCTGCGGGCCCAGACCGAGGCGGACGTCGCGTCGCTCACGGGTGACATCGTCGAGCTGGAGCCGACCTGGACGGTTTGA
- a CDS encoding histidine phosphatase family protein, with protein sequence MARPRRIVLVRHGESTGNVDDTVYEREPDHALALTERGWQQAEETGKRLRDVFGRERVSVYVSPYRRTHETLRAFHLDPELIRVREEPRLREQDWGNWQDGDDVRLQKAYRDAYGHFFYRFAQGESGADVYDRVGGFLESLYRSFEAPDHPSNVLLVTHGLAMRLFCMRWFHWTVAEFESLSNPGNAEMRMLVLGDDGKYVLDRPFERWRDPEPYGITG encoded by the coding sequence ATGGCACGACCACGGCGCATCGTCCTTGTCCGGCACGGAGAGTCAACGGGCAATGTTGATGACACCGTTTACGAGCGTGAGCCCGACCATGCCCTGGCGCTGACCGAGCGCGGCTGGCAGCAGGCAGAGGAGACCGGTAAACGGCTGCGCGATGTCTTCGGCCGCGAGCGCGTCAGCGTGTACGTGTCCCCGTACCGCCGCACGCACGAGACCCTGCGCGCCTTCCATCTCGATCCCGAGCTCATACGGGTGCGCGAGGAACCCCGGCTGCGCGAGCAGGACTGGGGAAACTGGCAGGACGGCGACGACGTACGCCTCCAGAAGGCCTACCGGGACGCCTACGGTCACTTCTTCTACCGCTTCGCCCAGGGGGAGTCCGGCGCCGACGTGTACGACCGGGTCGGCGGTTTCCTGGAGAGTCTGTACCGCAGCTTCGAGGCACCCGATCACCCGTCCAACGTGCTGCTGGTGACCCATGGACTGGCCATGCGGCTGTTCTGCATGCGCTGGTTCCACTGGACGGTCGCGGAATTCGAGTCACTGTCGAATCCCGGGAACGCGGAGATGAGGATGCTCGTTCTGGGGGACGACGGCAAGTACGTGCTTGACCGGCCTTTCGAACGCTGGCGAGATCCGGAACCGTACGGGATCACCGGATAG
- a CDS encoding ADP-ribosylglycohydrolase family protein → MTPDSSPDGRLDRALASLRGLAVGDALGSQFFVPANYPLLKSRELPPGPWQWTDDTEMACSVVAVLAAHHRIDQDELAHSFAEHHDFDRGYGPAVNRLLRLVREGGDWRELAAELFKGQGSWGNGAAMRIAPLGAWYADDPEQATHQAEISAYPTHQHREAVVGSMAVAAAASLVAAPGGPPSPEALLDGVVALIPKSAVGAGLRRARDMLDYGDAGTVAAVLGCGRRTSAHDTVPFALWSAARALGDYEHAFWTTAQVGGDVDTTCAIVGGVIAAGKAGMPPTEWADLTEELPEWVRTAG, encoded by the coding sequence ATGACCCCCGATTCCTCTCCCGACGGGCGCCTGGACCGCGCCCTGGCCAGCCTGCGTGGACTCGCGGTCGGTGATGCGCTGGGCTCCCAGTTCTTCGTCCCGGCGAACTACCCCCTGCTCAAGAGTCGAGAGCTGCCGCCCGGACCCTGGCAGTGGACCGACGACACGGAGATGGCCTGCTCCGTGGTCGCCGTCCTCGCCGCCCACCACCGCATCGACCAGGACGAGCTGGCGCACTCCTTCGCCGAGCACCACGACTTCGACCGGGGTTACGGCCCTGCCGTCAATCGCCTGCTGCGGCTGGTCCGGGAGGGCGGCGACTGGCGTGAACTCGCCGCCGAGCTGTTCAAGGGACAGGGGTCGTGGGGCAACGGGGCGGCGATGCGGATCGCCCCGCTGGGCGCCTGGTACGCGGACGATCCGGAGCAGGCGACCCACCAGGCGGAGATCTCCGCCTACCCGACGCACCAGCACCGCGAGGCCGTCGTGGGCTCCATGGCGGTTGCGGCGGCCGCCTCGCTGGTCGCCGCTCCCGGTGGCCCGCCGAGCCCCGAGGCACTCCTCGACGGCGTCGTCGCACTCATCCCGAAGAGCGCGGTCGGCGCGGGCCTGCGACGCGCGCGGGACATGCTCGACTACGGCGACGCCGGCACCGTCGCGGCTGTCCTGGGCTGCGGACGGCGTACGTCTGCCCATGACACCGTGCCTTTCGCCCTCTGGTCGGCCGCCCGGGCCCTCGGCGACTACGAGCACGCGTTCTGGACAACCGCGCAGGTCGGCGGTGACGTGGACACGACCTGCGCCATTGTGGGCGGCGTGATCGCCGCGGGGAAGGCGGGGATGCCGCCGACCGAGTGGGCGGACCTGACCGAGGAGCTGCCGGAGTGGGTCCGAACGGCGGGGTGA
- a CDS encoding MFS transporter: protein MTTSQLIKDQKPGAARRNGHPGIALAVIAACQLMVVLDATIVNIALPHIQDALKFSTTDLTWVVSAYTLTFGGLLLLGGRAGDILGRRRVFMTGILLFTFASLLGGLAQEPWQLLAARVLQGMGGAIASPTSLALITTTFPEGPERNRAFGVFAAVSAGGGAIGLLAGGMLTEWLDWRWVLFVNVPIGVLIAVLAPMYINESERHTGRFDIAGAATSTAGMATLVYGFIRAADDGWRDSLTIGSFAAAVVLLGSFALIESRAKEPITPLRMFADRNRSGTYVIMLSLAAAMFGMFFYIVLFVQNVLGYSPIQAGLAFLPVTVVIALGAGLSQRFLPVLGPKPFMLTGSALAVIGLAWQTLISSDSSYVGGVLGPMLVFGFGMGLNFVTLTVTAVSGVAQHEAGAASGLLNAMQQVGGSLGLSILTTVFGSASRDEAEKQLPKFLANGSAEQKAEFAKTHQLPGAWGHEVLAQGISMGFVAAAAMAVLALGTAWFVIRVRKSDLEALAGTAGVPAG from the coding sequence GTGACAACCTCTCAGTTGATCAAGGACCAGAAGCCAGGTGCGGCTCGCAGGAACGGGCATCCCGGCATCGCGCTCGCAGTCATCGCGGCCTGCCAACTCATGGTGGTACTCGACGCGACGATTGTGAACATCGCGCTCCCGCACATTCAAGACGCACTGAAGTTCAGCACCACCGACCTCACCTGGGTGGTCAGCGCCTACACACTCACCTTCGGCGGCCTGCTGCTTCTGGGCGGCCGGGCCGGCGACATCCTCGGCCGCCGCCGGGTCTTCATGACGGGCATCCTGCTGTTCACGTTTGCCTCGCTGCTCGGCGGACTCGCCCAGGAACCCTGGCAGTTGCTGGCCGCACGCGTCCTGCAGGGCATGGGTGGCGCAATCGCGTCGCCCACCTCGCTGGCGCTCATCACCACGACGTTCCCCGAGGGTCCGGAGCGCAACCGGGCCTTCGGCGTCTTCGCCGCGGTCTCCGCGGGCGGTGGCGCGATCGGCCTGCTCGCGGGCGGCATGCTCACCGAGTGGCTCGACTGGCGCTGGGTGCTCTTCGTCAACGTGCCGATCGGCGTACTGATCGCCGTGCTGGCACCGATGTACATCAACGAGTCGGAGCGGCACACCGGCCGCTTCGACATCGCTGGCGCCGCGACTTCGACGGCCGGCATGGCAACCCTCGTCTACGGCTTCATCCGCGCTGCGGACGATGGCTGGCGGGACAGTCTGACCATCGGCTCCTTCGCCGCCGCAGTGGTCCTGCTGGGTTCCTTCGCGCTCATCGAGTCCCGGGCCAAGGAGCCCATCACCCCACTGCGGATGTTCGCCGACCGCAACCGCTCGGGCACGTACGTGATCATGCTCAGCCTGGCCGCGGCGATGTTCGGCATGTTCTTCTACATCGTGCTGTTCGTGCAGAACGTGCTGGGGTACAGCCCGATCCAGGCCGGTCTCGCCTTCCTGCCGGTGACGGTCGTGATCGCGCTCGGCGCGGGTCTGTCGCAGCGATTCCTGCCCGTGCTCGGGCCCAAGCCGTTCATGCTCACCGGCTCGGCTCTCGCGGTGATCGGACTGGCCTGGCAGACCCTCATCAGCTCCGACAGCTCCTACGTCGGCGGGGTGCTCGGCCCGATGCTGGTATTCGGCTTCGGCATGGGCCTGAACTTCGTGACGCTGACCGTCACGGCGGTCTCCGGTGTCGCCCAGCACGAGGCCGGTGCGGCTTCCGGACTGCTCAACGCGATGCAGCAGGTGGGCGGTTCGCTCGGCCTGTCCATCCTGACGACGGTTTTCGGCTCTGCCAGCAGGGACGAGGCCGAGAAGCAACTGCCGAAGTTCCTCGCGAACGGATCGGCGGAGCAGAAGGCGGAGTTCGCCAAGACACATCAGCTGCCCGGCGCGTGGGGGCACGAGGTGCTCGCCCAGGGCATCTCGATGGGCTTCGTGGCGGCCGCGGCCATGGCCGTACTGGCTCTCGGCACGGCCTGGTTCGTGATCCGGGTCCGCAAGAGCGACCTGGAGGCACTCGCCGGCACGGCGGGGGTGCCGGCCGGCTGA
- a CDS encoding TetR/AcrR family transcriptional regulator: MVTSRWTAAPAQAASLRRRGAVLERAILDAALEQLSTVGWSGLTMEGVAAGAQTGKAAVYRRWPSKEDLVADALQAGLPRLDQAPDLGSVREDLLALCRDARDAMFSRPGFAFRSVIHECDPIQAERFHAVIFDGIVEPTVKLLREVITRGIERNEVRPDAANSYVLDAIPATMMYRSKMRGSEWGDRDLEEMVDQLMLPLLRPSGS; this comes from the coding sequence ATGGTTACCTCGCGCTGGACGGCCGCCCCCGCTCAGGCGGCCTCCCTCCGTCGGCGCGGCGCCGTGCTCGAACGCGCGATCCTCGATGCCGCCCTGGAACAACTCAGCACGGTCGGCTGGAGCGGCCTCACCATGGAGGGCGTCGCCGCCGGTGCCCAAACCGGCAAGGCCGCGGTCTACCGCCGCTGGCCGTCCAAGGAGGATCTCGTGGCGGACGCGCTGCAGGCCGGACTGCCACGCCTTGATCAGGCACCCGATCTCGGCAGCGTCCGTGAGGATCTGCTCGCGCTGTGCCGGGACGCCCGGGACGCGATGTTCTCCCGCCCCGGTTTCGCGTTTCGCTCGGTGATTCACGAATGCGATCCGATCCAGGCGGAGCGCTTCCATGCCGTGATCTTCGACGGGATCGTGGAGCCCACCGTCAAACTGCTCCGCGAAGTCATCACCCGTGGCATAGAGCGGAACGAGGTCCGCCCCGATGCCGCGAACAGCTACGTCCTCGATGCCATCCCGGCCACCATGATGTACCGCTCCAAGATGCGCGGGAGCGAATGGGGTGATCGTGATCTCGAGGAAATGGTCGACCAGTTGATGCTTCCGTTGCTGCGGCCGAGCGGTAGCTGA
- a CDS encoding ribonuclease HII — protein MPYEAPTHTVERSLRATTGAKIIVGVDEVGRGAWAGPVTVCAAVTGLRRPPEGLTDSKLLTVKRRTVLAVELRKWVTSYALGHASPEEIDDLGMTAALRLAAMRALEALPVRPDAVILDGKHNYLGSPWQVRTVIKGDQSCVAVAAASVIAKVQRDKMMAELGVDHADFGFAANAGYPSPVHKAALAEQGPTPYHRLSWAYLDALPQWRHLKKVRSWADGGVPEIEGQLGFDF, from the coding sequence ATGCCGTACGAAGCACCTACTCACACCGTCGAGCGCTCCCTTCGCGCCACGACCGGAGCGAAGATCATCGTCGGCGTCGACGAGGTGGGGCGCGGCGCGTGGGCCGGTCCCGTCACGGTCTGCGCGGCGGTCACCGGACTGCGCCGGCCCCCCGAAGGTCTCACCGACTCCAAGCTGCTCACCGTCAAGCGGCGCACCGTGCTTGCCGTGGAACTGCGGAAGTGGGTGACCTCGTACGCCCTGGGGCACGCTTCCCCGGAGGAGATCGACGATCTCGGCATGACCGCCGCTCTGCGTCTGGCGGCGATGCGCGCCCTCGAGGCTCTGCCGGTCCGTCCTGACGCGGTGATCCTCGACGGGAAGCACAACTATCTCGGCAGTCCCTGGCAGGTCCGTACGGTGATCAAGGGTGATCAGTCGTGCGTGGCGGTCGCGGCGGCCTCGGTGATCGCCAAGGTTCAGCGCGACAAAATGATGGCCGAACTGGGTGTCGACCATGCAGACTTCGGTTTTGCGGCCAACGCCGGGTATCCGTCGCCCGTGCACAAGGCCGCACTGGCGGAGCAGGGCCCCACCCCGTACCACCGGTTGTCGTGGGCGTATCTTGATGCGCTGCCCCAGTGGCGGCATCTCAAGAAGGTCCGCAGTTGGGCGGACGGAGGCGTTCCGGAAATCGAGGGTCAGCTGGGCTTCGATTTCTGA